In a single window of the Mesorhizobium shangrilense genome:
- the secDF gene encoding protein translocase subunit SecDF — protein sequence MLYFSRWKTISIWAVVLLGVLFSLPNMLPQSALDALPDWAPKRPMTLGLDLQGGSHILLAIDEQDLVNERLQATRDDIRTLLRDAKIGYTGLSGSGHSVQVRIRDAAELQKAKEALAQLTQPINSGLFGTGVVSELSLQEPEPGLLRYTLTEDGLQHRLNNAVTQSIQVIERRVNELGTTEPIIQRQGGDRILVQVPGLQDPQRLKEILGQTAKLTFQMVNMSASVQEAIEGRPPAGSSVLYSMDDPPVPYLIEDRVIVSGENLVDAQATFDQRTNEPVVSFRFDAKGATRFGQATQQNVGRLFAIILDKQVISAPRINEPILGGSGQISGNFTPQSANDLAVLLRAGALPADLTIVEERTVGPSLGADSIAAGKFASIIAGILVVGFMLAAYGTLGVIANIALMANVALIIAILSVLGATLTMPGIAGIVLTVGMAVDSNVIIYERVREERRSGRSLVQSLDSGFQRALATIVDANFTTFIAAVILFYLGSGPVRGFAVTLAIGIITTVFTAFTLTRWMIALWLKKMRPKELPNGMIRFIPNDTKIGFMSLRRYAFVISAALSIAAVVLFFSIEMNYGIDFRGGTSIEVQAKQGAADSGDVRSRLGDLNLGDVQVQEFGSDRELLIRIEGQQAGDNAEQSVVEKVRSELAADYDFRRVESVGPTVSSELAWYGTMGVLASMVAMLIYIWFRFEWQFGLGAIISTIHDVTMMVMLYVLSGLEFNLTSIAAILTIVGYSINDTVVVYDRVRENLRKYKKMPIEQLLDLSMNQTLSRTILTGVTTLLALIALYLFGGEVIRSFTFAMIFGILVGTYSSVFVAGPLLILFKLRPENLAPEKPEQQTILPPGAEPSKT from the coding sequence ATGCTCTACTTTTCGCGCTGGAAGACGATCTCGATTTGGGCGGTCGTCCTTCTCGGTGTCCTGTTTTCGCTTCCCAACATGCTCCCGCAGTCGGCGCTTGACGCGCTGCCGGATTGGGCGCCGAAACGGCCGATGACGCTCGGCCTCGACTTGCAGGGCGGTTCGCACATCCTGCTCGCGATCGATGAACAGGATCTCGTCAACGAGAGGCTCCAGGCGACCCGGGACGACATCCGCACATTGTTGCGCGATGCCAAGATTGGATACACGGGCCTGTCGGGTTCGGGCCACAGCGTGCAGGTGCGCATTCGCGATGCTGCCGAACTGCAGAAGGCGAAAGAGGCCCTGGCGCAGCTCACCCAGCCGATCAATTCCGGATTGTTCGGCACCGGCGTCGTTTCCGAGCTGTCCCTGCAAGAGCCAGAGCCGGGGCTCCTGCGCTACACCTTGACCGAGGACGGTCTTCAGCACCGCCTGAACAACGCGGTGACGCAGTCGATCCAGGTCATCGAGCGGCGCGTCAACGAGCTGGGCACGACCGAGCCGATCATCCAACGGCAGGGCGGCGATCGTATCCTGGTCCAGGTACCCGGTCTCCAGGACCCGCAGCGGCTCAAGGAAATCCTTGGCCAGACCGCCAAGCTGACCTTCCAGATGGTGAACATGTCCGCCTCGGTGCAGGAGGCCATCGAGGGCCGCCCGCCGGCCGGCTCGTCGGTCCTGTATTCCATGGACGATCCACCGGTTCCCTATCTGATCGAGGATCGCGTCATCGTCTCCGGCGAGAACCTCGTCGACGCGCAGGCCACCTTCGACCAGCGCACGAATGAGCCCGTCGTGTCCTTCCGCTTCGACGCCAAGGGCGCAACGCGTTTCGGTCAGGCAACGCAGCAGAATGTCGGACGGCTGTTCGCCATCATTCTGGACAAGCAGGTGATCTCCGCGCCGCGCATCAACGAGCCCATCCTCGGCGGCAGCGGCCAGATCTCCGGCAACTTCACCCCGCAGAGCGCCAACGACCTTGCCGTGCTGCTGCGCGCCGGCGCGCTGCCGGCCGACCTGACGATCGTGGAAGAGCGTACGGTTGGCCCGAGCCTGGGCGCCGACTCCATTGCCGCCGGCAAGTTCGCCTCGATCATTGCCGGCATCCTGGTTGTCGGATTCATGCTGGCGGCCTACGGGACGCTGGGCGTCATCGCCAATATTGCGCTGATGGCGAACGTCGCGCTGATCATCGCCATCCTGTCGGTGCTTGGGGCGACGCTCACGATGCCAGGCATCGCCGGTATCGTGCTGACCGTCGGCATGGCGGTCGACTCGAACGTCATCATCTACGAGCGCGTGCGCGAGGAGCGACGATCGGGCAGATCGCTCGTGCAGTCGCTGGATTCCGGCTTCCAGCGAGCCCTCGCGACAATCGTTGACGCGAACTTCACGACCTTCATTGCGGCCGTGATCCTGTTCTATCTCGGCTCGGGGCCTGTACGCGGCTTTGCCGTCACGCTCGCGATCGGCATCATCACCACCGTGTTCACCGCGTTTACGCTGACGCGCTGGATGATCGCGCTCTGGCTGAAGAAGATGCGGCCGAAGGAACTGCCGAACGGGATGATCCGGTTCATTCCCAACGACACGAAGATCGGCTTCATGTCGTTGCGGCGCTATGCCTTCGTCATTTCGGCAGCCCTTTCGATCGCTGCCGTCGTCCTGTTCTTCTCGATCGAGATGAACTACGGCATCGACTTCCGCGGCGGCACGAGCATCGAGGTCCAGGCGAAGCAGGGGGCTGCCGACTCGGGCGACGTCCGGTCCCGCCTCGGCGACCTGAACCTGGGCGACGTTCAGGTCCAGGAGTTCGGTTCGGATCGCGAACTCCTCATCCGCATCGAGGGCCAGCAGGCGGGCGACAATGCCGAGCAATCGGTCGTCGAGAAGGTCCGCAGCGAACTCGCCGCCGACTATGATTTCCGGCGTGTAGAGTCCGTCGGTCCGACCGTGTCCTCGGAACTCGCCTGGTACGGAACCATGGGCGTGCTCGCCTCCATGGTGGCGATGCTGATCTACATCTGGTTCCGTTTCGAGTGGCAGTTCGGTCTCGGCGCGATCATTTCGACGATCCACGACGTGACTATGATGGTCATGCTCTACGTGCTGTCGGGGCTGGAATTCAACCTAACCAGCATCGCGGCCATCCTGACCATCGTGGGCTACTCAATCAACGACACCGTCGTCGTGTATGACCGTGTTCGAGAGAACCTGCGAAAATACAAGAAGATGCCGATCGAGCAGCTGCTTGACCTCTCGATGAACCAGACGCTGTCCCGAACGATCCTGACCGGCGTGACGACGCTGCTTGCCTTGATCGCGCTGTACCTGTTCGGCGGCGAGGTCATCCGCTCGTTCACCTTCGCGATGATCTTCGGCATCCTGGTCGGCACCTATTCGTCGGTGTTCGTCGCCGGTCCGCTGCTGATCCTGTTCAAGCTGCGGCCCGAGAACCTGGCTCCCGAGAAGCCGGAGCAGCAGACGATTCTGCCGCCGGGCGCCGAACCGTCGAAGACCTGA
- the yajC gene encoding preprotein translocase subunit YajC: MFVTPAYAQAAGGGGADIMIQILPFVLIFVIMYLLIIRPQRAQLKKRSEMLAAIRRGDTVVTGGGLVGKVTKVTDDNELEIDLGGGMKVTALRATISDVRVKGEPIANQNAKK, encoded by the coding sequence ATGTTTGTGACACCGGCATACGCACAGGCCGCCGGCGGCGGCGGCGCTGATATCATGATCCAGATATTGCCGTTTGTCCTGATCTTCGTGATCATGTATCTTCTCATCATCCGCCCCCAGCGAGCGCAGCTGAAGAAGCGTTCCGAGATGCTGGCGGCGATCCGCCGCGGCGATACGGTGGTGACCGGTGGCGGGCTGGTCGGCAAAGTGACCAAGGTCACCGATGACAACGAGCTCGAGATCGACCTCGGCGGCGGCATGAAGGTCACGGCGTTGCGCGCGACGATCTCCGATGTCCGCGTGAAAGGCGAGCCGATCGCCAATCAGAACGCCAAGAAATAG
- a CDS encoding ATP-binding protein, with translation MSDTPIDTLNRKLDLLIEAISRIAPPTPQPTDLDIADCFVWSAEASLLEPVSRVNRVDIGLIKGVDRVRDILFDNTERFASGLPANNVLLWGARGMGKSSLVKAVHAKINSARKPAAAALKLIEIHREDIDTLPRLMTLLKASPYRFILFCDDLSFDHDDTSYKSLKAALEGGVEGRPDNVIFYATSNRRHLLPRDMIDNERSTAINPSEAVEEKVSLSDRFGLWLGFHKCSQDEYLEMIDGYVRYHDLKIDADQLRAEALEWATTRGSRSGRVAWQFTQDLAGRLGSPLKD, from the coding sequence ATGTCCGACACCCCAATCGATACGCTGAACCGCAAGCTGGACCTCCTCATCGAGGCCATCTCGCGCATCGCTCCGCCCACTCCCCAGCCCACGGACCTCGACATCGCCGATTGCTTTGTGTGGTCTGCCGAAGCCTCCTTGCTGGAGCCGGTCTCGCGGGTGAACCGCGTTGACATCGGACTTATCAAGGGCGTCGACCGCGTGCGCGACATCCTGTTCGACAACACCGAACGCTTCGCTTCCGGGCTGCCCGCAAACAACGTGCTGCTCTGGGGCGCACGAGGCATGGGCAAGTCATCCCTGGTCAAGGCCGTTCACGCCAAGATCAATTCTGCTCGCAAGCCGGCAGCCGCGGCGCTCAAGCTGATCGAGATCCACCGCGAAGACATCGACACGCTGCCCAGGCTGATGACGCTGCTGAAGGCCTCGCCCTACCGGTTCATCCTGTTCTGCGACGACCTGTCCTTCGACCATGACGACACATCGTACAAGTCGCTGAAGGCGGCGCTGGAAGGCGGCGTCGAAGGCCGTCCGGACAACGTCATTTTCTACGCGACATCGAATCGCCGCCACCTCCTGCCCCGCGACATGATCGACAACGAGCGGTCGACTGCCATCAACCCGTCCGAGGCGGTTGAGGAGAAGGTGTCGCTGTCGGACCGCTTCGGCCTGTGGCTTGGCTTCCACAAGTGCTCACAGGACGAATACCTGGAGATGATCGACGGCTATGTCCGCTATCACGACCTGAAGATCGACGCCGATCAGCTGCGCGCCGAGGCGCTGGAGTGGGCGACGACCCGCGGCAGCCGTTCGGGGCGCGTCGCCTGGCAGTTCACGCAGGATCTCGCGGGACGCCTGGGTTCTCCCTTGAAGGACTGA
- a CDS encoding peptidoglycan DD-metalloendopeptidase family protein, with product MRVSLPIKRKRILAHSAVILLGGLAAGCSSSAMRFGDITDGLFTGSTANQRQIIQDQPYPGDQSPNSVANREAVQPVDVSRGSVSRGALPPVASPRAAPPAAQNAVARAQTAVEQAPVAVTPRAVAAAPAVEDTIKGWSRAGGTQVTAKDGETVYNLSRRFGVPADIIMKMNGISAENGLKTGQTVVIPTYVYSAKAGISAPDNDPKTAEAKSSRGVKPTDAPKPAEQRENVAVLPNAPKVREVSTTPTASADAAQPKAAPAGGSYTVVEGDSLSKISRKTGVGVTALKEANGLKNGNIRIGQVLRLDGKAAVAAASPAAVDNAAKTASISPAEKNGGTVAGYTPPKKAIEQAEQESSDAAPDATGIGRMRWPVRGRVVSGYGSSGGSKNDGIDIAVPKGTPVKAAENGVVIYAGDGLKEFGNTVLVRHENGLVTVYGHASELKVQRGQKVKRGDEIAVSGMSGNAATPKLHFEVRKNSAPVDPKTFLE from the coding sequence ATGCGGGTCAGTCTTCCAATCAAAAGAAAGCGCATTCTGGCGCACAGCGCCGTGATCCTGCTCGGCGGGCTCGCTGCAGGGTGCAGCTCGAGCGCGATGCGCTTCGGTGATATCACCGATGGGCTGTTCACCGGGTCCACGGCCAACCAGCGCCAGATCATCCAGGATCAGCCCTATCCGGGCGATCAGTCTCCCAACTCGGTCGCGAATCGCGAGGCGGTGCAGCCGGTCGACGTGTCGCGCGGCAGCGTCAGCCGCGGCGCTCTGCCGCCGGTTGCCTCGCCCCGCGCCGCACCGCCTGCAGCGCAGAATGCCGTTGCCCGCGCCCAGACTGCCGTCGAACAGGCCCCGGTTGCAGTGACGCCGAGGGCGGTAGCGGCCGCGCCGGCGGTCGAGGACACCATCAAGGGCTGGTCGCGCGCCGGCGGAACCCAGGTTACGGCCAAGGACGGCGAGACCGTCTACAACCTGTCGCGGCGTTTTGGCGTGCCGGCCGACATCATCATGAAAATGAACGGCATCTCGGCCGAGAACGGTCTCAAGACGGGTCAGACGGTCGTGATTCCTACCTATGTCTATTCCGCAAAGGCCGGGATCTCCGCTCCGGACAACGACCCGAAGACCGCCGAGGCGAAGTCGTCGCGCGGCGTCAAGCCGACGGATGCGCCGAAGCCCGCCGAACAGCGCGAAAACGTCGCCGTGCTGCCCAACGCGCCCAAGGTGCGCGAAGTTTCGACGACGCCAACCGCCTCGGCTGACGCAGCGCAGCCGAAGGCAGCGCCGGCCGGTGGGTCCTACACGGTGGTCGAGGGCGATTCGCTGTCGAAGATTTCACGCAAGACCGGCGTCGGAGTCACTGCGCTCAAAGAGGCGAACGGTCTGAAGAATGGCAACATCCGCATCGGCCAGGTGCTGAGGCTGGACGGCAAGGCGGCTGTCGCCGCTGCAAGCCCGGCTGCGGTCGATAACGCGGCCAAGACTGCGTCCATATCGCCAGCCGAGAAGAACGGCGGGACGGTCGCCGGATACACCCCGCCCAAGAAGGCAATCGAGCAGGCTGAGCAGGAGAGCAGCGATGCGGCGCCCGACGCCACCGGGATCGGCCGCATGCGCTGGCCGGTGCGTGGCCGGGTCGTCTCCGGCTATGGCAGCAGCGGCGGCTCAAAGAACGACGGCATCGACATCGCCGTGCCGAAGGGCACGCCGGTCAAGGCTGCCGAAAACGGCGTCGTCATCTACGCAGGCGACGGGCTGAAGGAGTTCGGCAACACCGTTCTGGTGCGACACGAGAACGGGCTGGTCACCGTCTACGGCCACGCCAGCGAGCTGAAGGTCCAGCGCGGCCAGAAGGTCAAGCGTGGCGACGAGATCGCGGTTTCGGGCATGAGCGGCAACGCCGCGACGCCCAAGCTGCATTTCGAGGTGCGCAAGAACTCGGCTCCCGTCGATCCGAAAACCTTCCTCGAATAG
- a CDS encoding protein-L-isoaspartate(D-aspartate) O-methyltransferase, translating to MKNGAEDREAFAAFLLRLRAKGIASKELVAAFEATPRSAFIPKRWENVAWSNRMAPIECGEAIEGADLQAMVLDSLAIEPGNRVLEIGTGSGFTAAVMSRLAGRVATVERYKTLADLAKERLEAMAITNVHVRHADGANGLPGEGPFDRIVVWAAFDSLPRSFADQLASGGTMIAVIGAAEEPQLLTRLTKVGSRFDRIDLGQVRFQPMIQGIATSL from the coding sequence ATGAAGAACGGCGCAGAGGACCGCGAGGCTTTCGCCGCGTTCCTCCTGCGGCTTCGAGCCAAGGGCATTGCCTCGAAGGAGCTGGTGGCGGCTTTCGAAGCGACGCCGCGCAGCGCGTTCATCCCGAAGCGCTGGGAAAATGTCGCGTGGTCCAACCGAATGGCGCCGATCGAGTGCGGCGAAGCCATCGAGGGCGCCGACCTGCAGGCGATGGTGCTCGATTCGCTGGCCATCGAACCGGGCAATCGGGTGCTGGAGATCGGCACGGGCTCGGGCTTCACCGCTGCGGTGATGTCCAGGCTCGCCGGCAGGGTCGCCACGGTGGAGCGCTATAAGACGCTGGCAGACCTCGCCAAGGAGCGGCTCGAGGCCATGGCCATCACCAATGTCCACGTGCGCCACGCCGACGGGGCCAACGGGCTGCCGGGCGAGGGGCCGTTCGATCGAATCGTGGTCTGGGCGGCTTTCGATAGCCTGCCGCGCAGCTTTGCCGACCAGCTTGCGAGCGGCGGCACCATGATCGCCGTCATCGGCGCCGCTGAGGAGCCGCAACTCCTCACCAGGCTCACCAAGGTCGGGAGCCGGTTCGACCGGATAGACCTGGGCCAGGTGCGTTTCCAGCCGATGATCCAGGGAATCGCTACCTCACTCTAG
- the surE gene encoding 5'/3'-nucleotidase SurE, with translation MRILLTNDDGVHDEGIASLERIARQLTDDVWIVAPETDQSGFAHSLSISQPLRLRKVRDRHFAVRGTPTDCVIMAVKNVMPSPPDLILSGVNSGSNVADDVTYSGTVAGAMEGTLLGIRSIALSQAYNYEDGARIIPYETAEAHAPRLIDRIARMELPQGVLVNLNFPKCRPDEVREAVVTDQGKLAYGIWVDERADGRGFPYYWLRFGRKPADLAEGTDIAVLQNNCISVTPLKLDFTAHEVKAGLAKAIA, from the coding sequence ATGAGAATTCTCCTTACCAACGACGACGGCGTTCACGACGAAGGCATCGCTTCGCTGGAGCGCATTGCGCGGCAGCTGACCGACGACGTCTGGATCGTCGCGCCGGAGACGGATCAGTCGGGCTTCGCCCATTCGCTGTCGATCTCGCAGCCCCTGCGGCTGCGCAAGGTCAGGGATCGCCACTTCGCGGTGCGCGGCACGCCGACGGACTGCGTCATCATGGCGGTCAAGAATGTCATGCCTTCTCCGCCCGATCTCATCCTGTCGGGCGTCAATTCCGGCTCCAACGTCGCCGACGACGTCACCTATTCGGGAACGGTCGCAGGCGCGATGGAGGGTACGCTGCTCGGCATCCGTTCGATTGCCCTGAGCCAAGCCTACAACTACGAAGACGGCGCCCGCATCATCCCTTATGAGACGGCCGAAGCGCATGCGCCGCGGCTGATCGACCGCATCGCCAGGATGGAACTGCCCCAGGGCGTTCTGGTCAATCTGAACTTCCCGAAATGCCGGCCCGACGAAGTGCGCGAGGCGGTGGTCACCGACCAGGGCAAGCTCGCCTACGGCATCTGGGTCGACGAGCGCGCTGACGGGCGCGGCTTCCCGTACTACTGGCTGCGGTTCGGCCGCAAGCCGGCCGATCTGGCCGAGGGCACCGATATCGCCGTGCTGCAGAACAACTGCATATCCGTGACGCCGCTGAAGCTCGATTTCACGGCGCATGAGGTCAAGGCCGGTCTGGCGAAGGCCATCGCATGA
- the serS gene encoding serine--tRNA ligase: MLDIRWIRENPKALAAALEKRGQSPEAAESVVEEVIARDEARRAHLGRLQEAQERRNLVSRDIGNAMRAKDMALADTLKAEAAELRAFIQGGEAEERRLDKELENALAVIPNVPLDDVPLGKNENHNVEIRRWGNELIAARQPRMGNKPREHFEIGEKLGMMDFERAAKLSGSRFTVLKGQLARLERALGQFMLDLHTTEHGYSEVVPPLLVRDEVLYGTGNLPKFEEDLFFVPHGESRLGLIPTAEVPLTNLVRNEITAHEKLPMRFTALTPCFRSEAGSAGRDTRGMLRQHQFYKVELVSITDQESSVDEHERMTQCAEEVLKRLELPYRTIVLCTGDMGFGARKTHDIEVWLPGQNAYREISSCSVCGDFQARRMDARYRPTDEASIGKGTRFVHTLNGSGVAVGRALIAVMENYQDADGSVTIPEVLRPYMGGLEKIEAV; encoded by the coding sequence ATGCTCGACATAAGGTGGATACGCGAAAACCCGAAGGCTCTCGCTGCGGCGCTGGAGAAGCGCGGGCAGTCGCCGGAGGCAGCGGAGTCCGTGGTCGAGGAAGTGATCGCCAGGGACGAGGCGCGTCGCGCTCATCTCGGCCGGCTGCAGGAGGCGCAGGAGCGTCGCAATTTGGTCTCCAGGGACATCGGCAACGCCATGCGCGCCAAGGACATGGCGCTCGCGGATACGCTCAAGGCCGAGGCGGCTGAACTCAGGGCATTCATCCAGGGTGGCGAAGCCGAGGAGCGGCGGCTCGACAAGGAGCTGGAGAACGCGCTGGCGGTCATCCCGAACGTGCCGCTGGACGACGTTCCGCTCGGCAAGAACGAAAACCACAATGTCGAGATCAGGCGCTGGGGAAACGAACTGATCGCCGCGCGCCAGCCGCGCATGGGCAACAAGCCACGCGAGCATTTCGAGATCGGCGAGAAGCTCGGCATGATGGACTTCGAGCGGGCGGCAAAGCTGTCCGGCTCGCGCTTTACCGTGCTGAAGGGTCAGCTGGCGAGGCTGGAGCGCGCGCTCGGCCAGTTCATGCTTGACCTGCACACGACGGAGCATGGCTATAGCGAGGTGGTCCCGCCGCTGCTGGTGCGTGACGAGGTGCTCTATGGCACCGGCAATCTGCCGAAGTTCGAGGAGGATCTCTTCTTCGTGCCGCACGGGGAGAGCCGGCTTGGGCTCATCCCCACCGCCGAGGTCCCGCTCACCAACCTCGTGCGCAACGAAATCACCGCGCACGAAAAGCTGCCGATGCGCTTCACTGCCTTGACGCCGTGCTTCCGCTCCGAGGCAGGCTCGGCGGGGCGCGATACGCGCGGCATGCTGCGGCAGCACCAGTTCTACAAGGTCGAACTCGTGTCGATCACCGACCAGGAATCCTCTGTCGACGAGCACGAGCGGATGACGCAGTGCGCCGAAGAGGTGCTGAAGCGGCTCGAACTGCCCTATCGCACCATCGTGCTGTGCACCGGCGATATGGGCTTCGGTGCGCGCAAGACCCACGATATCGAGGTCTGGCTGCCCGGCCAGAACGCCTATCGCGAGATTTCGTCCTGCTCGGTCTGCGGCGATTTCCAGGCGCGGCGCATGGATGCGCGCTACCGTCCGACGGACGAGGCCTCGATCGGCAAGGGCACGCGCTTCGTCCACACGCTGAACGGATCGGGCGTGGCCGTCGGCCGTGCGCTCATCGCGGTGATGGAAAATTATCAGGACGCGGACGGAAGCGTAACCATTCCTGAAGTGCTTAGGCCCTATATGGGCGGACTCGAGAAGATCGAAGCAGTCTGA
- the tatC gene encoding twin-arginine translocase subunit TatC, which produces MTKTSDEDEINQSSAPLIEHLIELRTRLMWSIGGFFVAFLVCFFFAKDLFNLLVIPFKWAVHWAGLPNDKVELIYTAPQEFFFTQIKLAMFGGLVIAFPLIATQIYKFIAPGLYKNERRAFFPFLVASPILFLLGAALVYFFFTPMVMWFFLAMQQGGPGSDVQISLLPKVSEYLSLIMTLIFSFGLVFQLPVVTTLMARVGLLTSQTLAEKRKWAIVIAFVVAAVLTPPDPISQIGLALPTILLYEISIWTARLIERKREEERMASESSEAEETSTPATLKS; this is translated from the coding sequence GTGACGAAGACTTCCGACGAGGACGAGATCAATCAATCGTCAGCTCCATTGATTGAACACCTGATCGAGCTGCGCACGCGGCTGATGTGGTCGATCGGCGGGTTCTTCGTGGCCTTCCTTGTCTGCTTCTTCTTCGCCAAGGACTTGTTCAACCTGCTGGTCATCCCGTTCAAATGGGCGGTGCACTGGGCAGGCTTGCCGAACGACAAGGTCGAGCTGATCTATACCGCGCCGCAGGAATTCTTCTTTACCCAGATCAAGCTCGCCATGTTCGGCGGACTGGTCATCGCCTTCCCGCTGATCGCGACGCAGATCTACAAGTTCATCGCCCCCGGCCTTTACAAGAACGAGCGGCGCGCCTTCTTCCCGTTTCTCGTCGCTTCGCCGATCCTCTTCCTGCTGGGTGCGGCGCTGGTCTATTTCTTCTTCACGCCGATGGTGATGTGGTTCTTCCTGGCCATGCAGCAGGGCGGGCCTGGCAGCGACGTTCAGATCTCTCTGCTGCCCAAGGTGTCGGAATATCTCAGCCTCATCATGACGCTGATCTTCTCCTTCGGTCTGGTCTTCCAGCTGCCCGTCGTGACCACGCTGATGGCGCGCGTCGGCCTGCTGACCTCCCAGACGCTGGCCGAGAAGCGCAAATGGGCGATCGTCATCGCCTTCGTCGTCGCCGCCGTTCTGACGCCCCCGGATCCGATCAGCCAGATCGGCCTCGCGCTGCCGACCATCCTGCTCTACGAGATCTCGATCTGGACGGCGCGGCTGATCGAGAGGAAGCGGGAAGAAGAACGTATGGCTTCTGAAAGCAGCGAAGCGGAAGAGACCTCCACGCCCGCCACGCTCAAGAGCTAA
- the tatB gene encoding Sec-independent protein translocase protein TatB: MFDIGWTEMLVIAVVMIVVVGPKDLPKMLRTFGRTTSKLRTMAGDFQKQFNEAMKEAELDDVKKSVDSLRSLNPANEIKKSLNPFEKAAADVRAGLESLKTPPKPAEPASVEAVSDQPVAAEPLKSGATAMPVAGPTTMPEPPVITPTAEATKPAGAKASSAAAAAKPVAPAASTAKPARKAAAKVEAKTAAAKAPKKTTDKPAVRASAKSPAKAKKTVGSAT, translated from the coding sequence ATGTTTGATATCGGCTGGACCGAAATGCTGGTGATCGCGGTCGTGATGATCGTGGTCGTCGGGCCGAAGGATTTACCCAAGATGCTGCGGACCTTCGGCCGCACGACGTCGAAGCTGCGCACCATGGCGGGCGATTTCCAGAAGCAGTTCAACGAGGCGATGAAGGAAGCCGAGCTTGACGACGTCAAGAAGTCGGTCGATTCGCTGCGCAGTCTGAATCCGGCGAACGAGATCAAGAAATCTCTCAATCCGTTCGAGAAGGCGGCGGCCGACGTCCGCGCCGGGCTGGAGAGCCTCAAGACGCCGCCCAAGCCTGCCGAACCTGCCTCCGTCGAGGCTGTGTCGGATCAGCCGGTCGCCGCTGAGCCGCTGAAGAGCGGCGCCACCGCGATGCCGGTTGCCGGACCCACTACGATGCCCGAACCGCCGGTCATCACGCCGACGGCCGAGGCCACGAAGCCGGCGGGCGCCAAAGCGTCCAGCGCGGCCGCCGCGGCAAAGCCCGTGGCCCCGGCCGCCTCCACCGCAAAGCCGGCACGCAAGGCGGCTGCCAAGGTTGAGGCGAAGACGGCTGCTGCGAAGGCTCCGAAGAAGACAACCGACAAACCTGCAGTGCGGGCGAGCGCAAAGTCGCCGGCCAAGGCAAAGAAGACCGTGGGAAGCGCTACGTGA
- a CDS encoding twin-arginine translocase TatA/TatE family subunit, with translation MGSFSIWHWLIVLVVVLLLFGRGKIPELMGDMAKGIKSFKKGMSDEDAADDAKTVEHRLDETVKPSEKAKS, from the coding sequence ATGGGTTCGTTTTCGATTTGGCACTGGCTCATCGTGCTGGTGGTCGTGCTGCTGCTGTTCGGCAGAGGCAAGATCCCTGAATTGATGGGCGACATGGCGAAGGGCATCAAGAGCTTCAAGAAGGGCATGTCCGACGAGGACGCCGCTGACGACGCGAAGACCGTCGAGCATCGCCTCGACGAGACCGTCAAGCCCTCCGAGAAAGCGAAGAGCTAA